In one Streptomyces marincola genomic region, the following are encoded:
- a CDS encoding LacI family DNA-binding transcriptional regulator, with product MSRTEAIGLVLARPARLLGVEPFFMEFIAGIEEKLAERGLSVLLHVVATHDEEIATHRRWAERGLVDAVVVVNLTGGDRRPAVLAGLGLPAVMVGAWDGGPDTPAVITDNAAPVREALDVLFGLGHRRIARVTGPAELVHTRARTAALREGCAAVGVEPVLVEGDYSAEAGAELTAQLLRRPERPTAVLYDNDVMAVAGLGVAKEHGVRVPEDLSLIAWDDSTLCRLASPALSTMSVDVHRFGVLVAASVLELIDGRPVVRRWSPPARFTARGSTATAPDA from the coding sequence GTGAGCCGGACCGAGGCCATCGGGCTCGTCCTCGCCCGGCCGGCGCGACTGCTCGGTGTCGAACCCTTCTTCATGGAGTTCATCGCCGGCATCGAGGAGAAACTGGCCGAGCGGGGACTGTCCGTGCTGCTCCACGTCGTCGCCACGCACGACGAGGAGATCGCCACCCACCGCAGGTGGGCCGAGCGCGGGCTGGTGGACGCGGTCGTCGTGGTCAACCTGACCGGCGGCGACCGCCGCCCGGCGGTCCTCGCGGGGCTGGGCCTGCCCGCCGTCATGGTCGGCGCGTGGGACGGCGGTCCCGACACGCCGGCCGTCATCACGGACAACGCCGCGCCGGTGCGCGAGGCGCTGGACGTCCTGTTCGGGCTCGGGCACCGGCGCATAGCCCGCGTCACAGGACCCGCAGAGCTGGTCCACACGCGGGCCAGGACCGCGGCCCTGCGCGAGGGCTGCGCGGCGGTCGGCGTCGAACCCGTGCTCGTCGAGGGCGACTACTCGGCCGAGGCCGGCGCCGAGCTGACCGCACAGCTGCTGCGCCGCCCGGAGCGGCCGACGGCCGTCCTGTACGACAACGACGTGATGGCCGTCGCCGGGCTCGGCGTCGCCAAGGAGCACGGCGTGCGGGTGCCCGAGGACCTGTCCCTCATCGCGTGGGACGACTCCACGCTGTGCCGCCTCGCCTCGCCCGCGCTCTCGACGATGAGCGTGGACGTGCACCGGTTCGGCGTCCTGGTCGCCGCGTCGGTGCTCGAACTCATCGACGGCCGCCCGGTCGTGCGGCGCTGGTCGCCGCCCGCGCGGTTCACCGCGCGCGGCAGCACGGCGACCGCGCCCGACGCCTGA